From Oreochromis niloticus isolate F11D_XX linkage group LG1, O_niloticus_UMD_NMBU, whole genome shotgun sequence, a single genomic window includes:
- the map1aa gene encoding microtubule-associated protein 1A isoform X2, with product MDGVTEFTEYVAETVDVPSPFDLLEPPTSGGFLKLSKPCCYIFPGGRGDSALFAVNGFNILVDGGSERKSCFWKLVRHLDRIDSVLLTHIGADNLPGINGLFQRKIAEQEEERNQDSGSSSSGDWMKNLISPELGIVFFNVPEKLRMPESTLKVKRSIEEASLTLQYLNKLGITPEPLHRVVSNTTEPITLFHKLGVGKLDMYVLNPVKESKEMQFLMQKWAGNSKAKTGIMMPNGKEGEISVPYLTSVTALIVWIPHRPTEKIVRVLFPGNAPQNKIFEGLEKLKHLDFLRYPVATQKDISSGAPPPIIKQTKIRSRTDSKESLKSSPKPHLKTTKKEASGPEEESKSDTGKENKAEKKEEKKPKSESLKATKQQKNSEVAPGVKKTEKKKISKEKAAKQEKASKMDEKKDKEKKEMKKEKREVKKDENIRKEEKKESKAKEDKKKDPSKPELRKITKPDLKPLTPEVRKTLHKAKTQTKPKSDKNKAVKEEANEKKPVSKNVPEEVEAAALADRSIVSSPEDLTEDFEALKQEELSKHKTELIQNDVMPELTVLSDAKVSSLVFPEEKVTASTTETKSASPKSPVKQEEQVVAATQKKNDGNDGSNKKYEEEKMEKYDKYSIKDDVKDRLKKSESSEEEGDVIEKAELEGTEDDEVLKYKTEEVKKEKAKEWDTKPSEQKPLPTAQAITASASEQFSFIQDETIPGYSETEQTISDEEIHEDTEDRIPQLRYDVGSYDISVPDVPGTFDSMHGIKELKSSAISDVADVKPKAFMGGPEPELAPYPTIIAAPLAEEEHISSATSITEYDKLSSFATSVAEDQSVASVTAPQTEEAGRNSLMLDTINSIPSRAEAAQGKDYLHSAGTISPTSSLEDDKCFKSPSSDEYQPHIPEIEGEGNVPSVQDEEDDDEDEDEDQTPNVDIPLGKLQEGYEHAASMMLQEKEKSPSSTFSPSPFSTTQYSPSQSIKENLFTAEGFKTGVEIKPVSPPPSSFSPGLESHSRQESEERCLSPDDSTMKLASPTQSVPTSSGYSPTEEKPFRTEDRDEAVTSTKADIQKTEKSVTISDNTSFIGVSGDKTMFEASEESDDDDDDDYYAKKDLQPTVKAKLMEAKEGCFLDDDFSFEAKSAGTQKEVVSSGKTNVAFSTEEKPKPHVTYSDKDEKDDDFPVRVGSQPVLSDRAEADITKDSAEKTDIIIKEPEKSVQFNLYEFPEKEGKVKASYVRQDTPYVHGKTFSYSDIYDSKTSSIDSDSFRQESLEVLKVEKDVAKDSVDLLKHEPPFTVRDKMSENEGFAVSYGKESSSWLDSKSTPATAQFEKEVKEKETFEHSESSRFPSVADRPEAWTTSLSSEKDVRVPTDSTEASALGVDKLAASAYNEKGACLEIDMRKLTARDEEDYDDDIVDDDEEEVDDEEEEEEDEGAVDSDMEKGAKEKSEKEVKSPVSETLGQDKPEFMVSMAGYGYSGQGKPVITESSSSSLTTVEDKAKTDSSSVSGKPLDLGAAGFSSYSSGFEYSSGSDEKESFVSSQSSDKARDNFTLKSTDGNYYQNDRADSDFEKKKTPDLLSKRSLDTSFQYTTTTAAPGFSSSSAYSYSSSTSGSLSTSRQFGEELETPASAEPLFEYSSFKDEHSPVTDSPFSSSAVAKDDYLEVTEKEITATSTAETTSGLARFSPFSPFEEVKSFPSLSSSTLTDDKKEHTTSLGSLGGLTDKVSQPECFSKPEWSEGSQLDTAVGFGATAALPFSQLSDFSKDKEAASAALFGITSSPRPDIEGKHYFEETESSEEEDEEAYMREMTRRSPSSGLASSLLFSDKPVAPPIAEKPGDVLPDVLGSYTPSTLQTSKPDTVNGPTEVSTSSMLPPAAAVTGAALGSAKLVSHEGAAGYVRSSYEWEIPKSQMGMVPGDSPPHYRHDDEFEEECEMEPEHPARPLSLSSTDQPFRSPFYGEECSRGGHDDEDDDDDSDRDAPIGATSSYTSRSSPGYSSSEYRQRKEDLSPSFINPCMRQLSSDEDDEEQGRRSDQSQEGDEHDLSVKRRAHKHAHQNQSHSRDSSSLHQTGGMSAGLGLATEDTPPTSVSESLASQSDSDAPPGTEEYPSATGEGNMDSDEDADYMPVDKAALGGGSHHFTSRRNHDPPPAPLMDPSPHPPRPDVCMVDPDSLDNGSLKKEPKTKSLKKTAGKTKSGSPARRKRSPMPVKQTQSPRSASLKKKEADKSSRMSRLSDGQGSKDDDLSRSSYNPGKGLTNGVKSSSGSQKSGSVAAPGQPIYVDLTYIPNHCSAKNVDQEFFKRIRSAYYVVSGNDAASGEPSRGVLDALLDGKAQWGSNLQVTLIPTHDTEVTREWYQQTHERQQELNIMVLASSSTVVMQDESFPACKIEF from the exons ATGGACGGAGTCACAGAGTTTACAGAGTATGTTGCAGAGACAGTGGATGTGCCGTCACCCTTTGACCTTCTGGAGCCCCCAACCTCCGGTGGGTTTCTGAAGCTGTCCAAGCCCTGCTGCTACATCTTCCCTGGAGGCAGGGGAGACTCTGCTCTGTTTGCCGTCAATGGATTCAACATCCTGGTGGATGGTGGGTCTGAGCGGAAGTCCTGCTTCTGGAAGCTGGTTCGGCACCTGGACAGGATCGACTCTGTCCTGCTTACCCATATTGGCGCAGATAACCTCCCTGGCATCAATGGGCTGTTCCAGCGAAAGATTGCTgagcaggaggaagagaggaacCAAGACTCTGGCTCCAGCAGCAGCGGTGACTGGATGAAGAACCTTATTTCCCCCGAGCTCGGGATTGTGTTTTTCAATGTCCCGGAGAAGCTGCGGATGCCCGAGTCCACCCTTAAGGTAAAGCGAAGCATTGAGGAAGCATCTCTGACACTGCAGTACCTCAACAAGCTTGGCATCACACCAGAGCCTCTTCATAGGGTAGTAAGCAACACGACTGAACCTATCACACTGTTCCACAAGCTTGGTGTGGGAAAGTTAGACATGTATGTTCTAAACCCtgtaaaagaaagcaaagagaTGCAGTTTCTAATGCAGAAATGGGCCGGAAACAGCAAGGCCAAGACAGGGATCATGATGCCGAACGGAAAAGAAGGAGAAATATCGGTCCCCTATTTAACGTCAGTCACAGCTCTCATCGTGTGGATTCCTCATCGTCCGACAGAAAAGATAGTCCGTGTGCTTTTCCCAGGAAATGCACCAcagaataaaatatttgaaGGCCTAGAGAAACTAAAGCACCTGGACTTTCTGCGATACCCAGTGGCTACACAAAAAGACATATCATCCGGCGCACCACCTCCCAtcataaaacaaaccaaaataagATCAAGAACTGATAGCAAAGAGAGTCTGAAATCTTCGCCCAAACCACATTTGAAAACAACTAAGAAAGAAGCCAGTGGACCGGAGGAAGAGTCAAAGAGCGATACCGGCAAAGAAAATAAGGCTGAAAAGAAGGAAGAGAAGAAACCCAAAAGTGAAAGTCTAAAAGCCACCAAGCAACAGAAAAACAGTGAAGTAGCCCCTGGAGTTAAGAAGacggaaaaaaagaaaatatcaaagGAGAAAGCTGCCAAGCAAGAGAAAGCATCAAAGATGGAtgagaaaaaagacaaagagaaaaaagaaatgaagaaagagAAACGCGAGGTAAAGAAAGACGAGAACATACGaaaggaggagaagaaagaaagcaaagccAAGGAGGACAAAAAGAAAGATCCAAGTAAACCTGAACtgagaaaaatcacaaaaccaGACCTGAAACCTTTAACCCCTGAGGTGAGGAAAACTTTGCACAAGGCCAAGACTCAGACTAAACCTAAAAGCGACAAAAATAAAGCAGTGAAGGAGGAAGCGAATGAGAAAAAACCAGTTTCAAAGAATGTGCCTGAAGAGGTTGAGGCAGCAGCTCTGGCTGACAGGTCCATTGTGTCCTCACCCGAAGACCTCACTGAGGACTTTGAGGCATTGAAACAAGAAGAGCTGTCCAAACACAAGACAGAACTAATCCAGAACGATGTCATGCCTGAGCTAACAGTGCTCTCTGACGCTAAAGTTTCTTCCTTAGTTTTCCCTGAGGAAAAGGTCACAGCCTCAACCACTGAGACAAAGTCTGCTTCACCCAAATCTCCAGTCAAACAGGAAGAACAGGTGGTGGCAGCTACTCAAAAGAAGAACGACGGCAATGATGGTTCCAATAAAAAGTACGAAGAggagaaaatggaaaaatatgaTAAATACTCCATAAAAGATGATGTAAAAGATAGATTGAAGAAGAGCGAgagctcagaggaagagggcgatGTAATCGAGAAAGCTGAACTTGAAGGGACAGAAGACGATGAGGTCCTGAAGTATAAAACCGAGGaggtgaaaaaggaaaaagcaaaGGAGTGGGACACCAAGCCATCGGAGCAAAAACCTTTACCAACTGCACAGGCAATAACAGCCTCTGCCTCAGAGCAGTTCTCTTTTATCCAAGATGAAACCATACCCGGATACTCTGAGACTGAACAGACCATCTCTGATGAGGAGATCCACGAGGATACCGAGGACAGGATTCCACAGCTGCGCTATGATGTGGGCTCTTATGACATCTCTGTTCCTGACGTTCCCGGCACCTTTGATTCGATGCATGGTATAAAGGAGCTGAAGAGCTCCGCTATATCTGACGTTGCCGATGTCAAACCCAAAGCCTTTATGGGAGGTCCCGAACCAGAGCTTGCGCCTTACCCCACCATCATTGCTGCTCCTCTTGCTGAAGAGGAGCACATCTCCTCAGCCACATCCATCACAGAATATGACAAACTGTCATCCTTTGCCACATCTGTAGCTGAAGACCAGTCCGTTGCCTCCGTGACAGCGCCCCAGACTGAGGAGGCTGGGCGGAACTCTCTCATGCTGGATACCATCAACAGCATCCCCTCACGTGCAGAGGCTGCCCAAGGGAAGGACTATCTCCACTCAGCAGGAACCATCTCACCCACCTCCTCTCTAGAGGATGACAAGTGTTTTAAGTCTCCTTCCTCTGATGAGTACCAGCCCCACATCCCTGAGATTGAGGGTGAGGGGAATGTCCCATCAGTCCaggatgaagaagatgatgatgaggacGAGGATGAAGACCAGACCCCAAACGTTGACATCCCTCTTGGTAAACTTCAAGAGGGCTACGAACATGCAGCCTCTATGATGCTCCAGGAGAAGGAGAAATCGCCCTCGTCCACTTTTTCTCCTTCTCCATTCTCCACTACACAGTACTCACCCTCACAGTCTATCAAAGAAAACCTCTTCACTGCAGAGGGATTTAAGACTGGTGTTGAAATAAAGCCTGTATCACCCCCTCCTTCATCATTCTCCCCAGGGCTAGAGTCCCACTCCAGGCAGGAGAGTGAGGAAAGATGCCTCAGTCCGGACGATAGCACCATGAAACTTGCATCACCCACACAGTCTGTGCCTACCAGCAGCGGCTACTCTCCGACAGAGGAGAAGCCCTTTAGGACAGAAGACAGAGACGAGGCAGTGACCAGCACGaaagctgacatccagaaaacagagaaatcaGTCACCATCTCAGACAATACCTCCTTCATTGGTGTGTCAGGTGACAAGACCATGTTTGAAGCATCTGAAGAAtctgatgacgatgatgatgacgattaTTATGCCAAAAAGGATCTACAGCCTACAGTTAAGGCAAAGCTTATGGAGGCCAAAGAGGGTTGCTTCTTGGATGATGACTTTAGCTTTGAAGCAAAATCTGCAGGAACTCAAAAGGAAGTTGTGAGCTCAGGCAAAACGAATGTGGCCTTTAGCACAGAGGAGAAACCCAAACCTCACGTGACGTATTCGGAcaaagatgaaaaagatgaTGACTTTCCAGTTAGGGTAGGGTCTCAGCCCGTTTTGAGTGATCGTGCCGAAGCTGACATTACAAAAGACAGCGCAGAAAAAACAGACATCATTATTAAAGAGCCTGAGAAAAGTGTTCAGTTCAATCTGTATGAGTTTCCCGAGAAGGAGGGTAAAGTAAAGGCCTCGTATGTAAGACAAGACACTCCCTATGTGCACGGCAAAACGTTCTCTTATAGTGACATTTACGACAGCAAGACAAGCTCAATTGACTCTGACTCATTTCGCCAGGAGTCCTTAGAGGTCCTTAAAGTGGAGAAAGACGTAGCAAAGGACAGCGTGGATCTGCTGAAACATGAGCCGCCCTTCACAGTCAGGGATAAGATGTCAGAAAACGAGGGATTTGCTGTTTCTTATGGAAAAGAGTCCTCATCGTGGCTAGACTCCAAGAGCACTCCAGCTACGGCTCAATTTGAGAAAGAGGTGAAAGAAAAGGAGACATTCGAACACAGTGAAAGTAGTCGATTCCCTTCAGTGGCTGACAGACCCGAGGCATGGACCACTTCtttgtcatcagaaaaagacgTCAGAGTCCCGACTGATAGCACTGAGGCCTCAGCGTTGGGTGTAGACAAGCTAGCTGCCTCGGCCTACAACGAGAAAGGTGCGTGCTTGGAGATTGATATGCGAAAGCTAACGGCAAGAGACGAGGAGGACTATGATGATGATATTGTTGATGACGACGAAGAAGAGGtagatgatgaagaggaggaggaagaggatgaaggTGCTGTTGATTCTGATATGGAGAAAGGTGCCAAAGAGAAATCTGAAAAGGAAGTGAAAAGTCCAGTCAGTGAAACGCTTGGCCAAGACAAGCCTGAGTTCATGGTTTCTATGGCTGGATATGGTTACAGCGGTCAGGGGAAGCCGGTTATTACAGAAAGCAGCTCTAGCTCCCTCACAACGGTCGAAGATAAAGCCAAGACCGACTCATCATCGGTAAGTGGAAAACCACTGGATTTAGGAGCTGCAGGTTTCTCTAGCTACTCATCGGGATTTGAATACAGCAGCGGAAGTGACGAGAAGGAGTCATTTGTGTCCAGTCAAAGCTCAGACAAAGCAAGAGACAACTTCACCTTGAAATCAACAGACGGCAACTATTACCAGAACGACAGAGCCGATTCtgattttgagaaaaaaaagacaccagATCTTCTAAGTAAGAGATCGCTGGACACAAGCTTCCAGTACACCACAACCACCGCTGCCCCTGGGTTCTCCTCCTCTTCGGCGTACAGCTACTCCTCCTCCACCTCGGGGTCTCTGTCCACCAGCCGTCAGTTCGGAGAGGAGTTGGAGACACCTGCCTCAGCCGAACCTCTCTTTGAGTACTCCTCCTTCAAAGATGAACACTCACCCGTTACGGATTCTCCATTCTCCAGCTCTGCTGTCGCAAAAGATGACTATTTAGAAGTGACTGAGAAAGAAATTACGGCTACGAGCACAGCTGAGACTACCTCCGGTTTGGCCCGCTTCTCACCTTTCAGTCCTTTTGAAGAGGTTAAATCCTTCCCCTCCCTCTCGTCCAGTACCCTTACTGATGACAAGAAGGAGCACACGACTTCATTAGGTTCATTAGGTGGACTAACAGATAAAGTCTCTCAGCCCGAGTGTTTCTCTAAGCCTGAGTGGTCTGAAGGGTCCCAGCTGGACACAGCTGTTGGATTTGGGGCCACAGCAGCGTTGCCATTCTCTCAACTTTCAGATTTCTCCAAGGACAAGGAGGCAGCTAGTGCTGCTCTGTTTGGCATCACGTCCTCGCCTCGGCCAGACATAGAAGGCAAACATTACTTTGAGGAGACCGAAAGCAGCGAAGAAGAGGACGAGGAAGCGTATATGCGTGAGATGACAAGGAGGTCTCCTTCTAGTGGCCTGGCTAGTAGCCTTTTATTTTCTGACAAGCCTGTTGCTCCACCCATCGCTGAAAAGCCAGGAGATGTGCTTCCAGATGTTCTTGGCTCCTACACTCCCTCAACGCTTCAGACCAGCAAGCCAGACACAGTGAACGGGCCCACGGAGGTCAGCACGAGTTCCATGCTCCCACCTGCAGCAGCAGTAACTGGTGCAGCTTTAGGCTCAGCCAAGCTGGTGTCACATGAGGGAGCGGCAGGTTATGTAAGGAGCTCCTATGAGTGGGAAATCCCAAAATCCCAGATGGGAATGGTGCCAGGAGACTCCCCCCCTCATTACCGCCACGATGATGAGTTTGAAGAGGAGTGCGAGATGGAGCCAGAGCATCCTGCCCGCCCGCTCTCACTCTCCTCAACTGATCAGCCGTTCCGTTCACCGTTCTACGGGGAGGAGTGCAGCCGGGGAGGGCATGACGACGAGGATGACGATGACGACAGCGATCGGGATGCACCCATAGGAGCCACCTCCTCTTATACCAGCCGCTCCTCTCCAGGATATTCATCTTCTGAGTACAGGCAACGCAAAGAAGACCTCTCACCTTCCTTCATCAACCCCTGCATGCGGCAACTCTCCAGCGACGAGGACGATGAGGAGCAAGGCCGCAGAAGTGATCAGTCGCAGGAGGGTGACGAGCACGACCTCTCAGTCAAGAGAAGGGCTCACAAGCACGCCCATCAAAACCAATCCCACAGCAGGGACAGCAGTTCTCTGCACCAAACTGGCGGGATGTCAGCAGGATTAGGCTTGGCCACAGAGGACACTCCACCCACCTCGGTCAGCGAGTCTCTGGCCTCCCAGTCAGATTCTGATGCACCCCCGGGCACTGAAGAATACCCTTCAGCTACTGGTGAAGGCAACATGGACTCAGATGAGGATGCTGACTACATGCCAGTCGATAAAGCTGCCCTAGGAGGAGGCAGCCACCACTTTACCTCCAGAAGGAACCACgatcctcctcctgctcccctCATGGATCCTTCCCCACACCCCCCACGGCCAGACGTTTGCATGGTGGATCCCGACTCTTTAGACAACGGCTCCCTGAAGAAAGAGCCAAAAACTAAGAGCTTAAAGAAGACTGCAGGCAAAACCAAATCAGGATCACCAGCTAGGCGCAAGCGGTCTCCTATGCCTGTCAAACAGACGCAGTCTCCTCGTAGTGCTTCGCTGAAAAAGAAGGAGGCCGACAAGAGCTCGCGGATGTCTCGTCTTTCAGATGGACAGGGCTCCAAAGATGACGACCTGTCCAGGTCAAGCTACAACCCTGGCAAAGGGCTGACTAATGGTGTCAAAAGCAGTTCAG GTTCTCAGAAGTCAGGCTCTGTGGCTGCTCCTGGCCAACCCATTTATGTGGATCTGACTTACATTCCCAACCACTGCAGTGCCAAGAATGTGGACCAAGAGTTTTTCAAACGCATTCGCTCCGCATACTATGTGGTGAGTGGCAACGATGCAGCGAGCGGCGAACCGAGCCGAGGAGTCCTTGATGCACTGTTGGACGGCAAAGCTCAGTGGGGATCAAACCTACAG GTCACCCTCATCCCCACCCACGACACTGAGGTGACCCGTGAATGGTACCAGCAGACGCACGAGAGGCAGCAGGAGCTCAACATCATGGTCCTGGCCTCCAGCAGCACCGTTGTCATGCAGGATGAGTCTTTCCCAGCTTGCAAGATCGAGTTTTAA